In the genome of Magnolia sinica isolate HGM2019 chromosome 2, MsV1, whole genome shotgun sequence, one region contains:
- the LOC131235125 gene encoding mitochondrial uncoupling protein 5-like: MGLKAFVEGGVASIIAGCSTHPLDLLKVRLQLQGENSIPAQPNLRPALAFHTTTAGATIPAPPPPPRAGLISVGVRIVRTEGVSALFNGVSATVLRQTLYSTTRMGIYDILKTRWTDPNSGSISLVRKISAGLIAGGIGAAVGNPADVAMVRMQADGRLPIDQRRNYRSVLDAIGRMSKQEGVTSLWRGSSLTINRAMIVTASQLASYDQIKETILKKGYMKDGLGTHVTASFAAGFVAAVASNPVDVIKTRVMNMKVEEGGKAPYAGALDCAVKTVRSEGAMALYKGFVPTISRQGPFTVVLFVTLEQVRKLLKDF, from the coding sequence ATGGGTCTGAAAGCATTCGTCGAAGGCGGCGTCGCCTCCATCATCGCCGGCTGCTCCACCCACCCTCTCGACCTACTCAAGGTCCGTCTGCAGCTCCAAGGAGAAAACTCAATTCCAGCCCAGCCCAATCTCCGCCCAGCTCTCGCCTTCCACACCACCACCGCCGGCGCCACCATCCCGGCTCCTCCGCCGCCTCCCCGCGCCGGCCTGATCTCGGTCGGCGTCCGCATCGTCCGCACTGAGGGCGTCTCTGCCCTCTTCAACGGCGTCTCCGCCACAGTCCTCCGCCAGACCCTCTACTCCACCACCCGCATGGGTATCTACGACATCCTCAAGACGCGCTGGACCGACCCCAActccggcagcatctccctcgTCCGCAAGATCTCTGCTGGCCTCATCGCCGGCGGCATCGGCGCCGCCGTCGGCAACCCGGCCGACGTCGCCATGGTCCGGATGCAGGCCGACGGCCGCCTTCCCATCGATCAGCGCCGGAACTACCGCAGCGTGCTCGACGCCATCGGCCGCATGTCGAAGCAAGAAGGGGTCACGAGCCTGTGGCGTGGATCGTCCCTGACCATCAATCGGGCGATGATCGTGACCGCGTCGCAGCTGGCGTCGTACGACCAGATCAAGGAGACGATCTTAAAGAAGGGCTATATGAAGGACGGGCTGGGGACGCACGTGACTGCGAGCTTTGCTGCTGGGTTCGTTGCGGCAGTCGCGTCGAATCCGGTCGACGTTATAAAGACAAGGGTCATGAACATGAAGGTCGAGGAAGGGGGGAAGGCCCCGTACGCCGGGGCGCTAGATTGCGCCGTGAAGACAGTGCGCTCGGAAGGGGCGATGGCCCTCTACAAGGGGTTCGTGCCGACGATTTCGAGGCAGGGGCCTTTCACCGTCGTGCTGTTCGTGACGCTGGAGCAGGTCCGGAAGCTGCTTAAGGATTTTTAA